A part of Marinobacter psychrophilus genomic DNA contains:
- a CDS encoding amino acid ABC transporter permease translates to MTDFTLFDMLRGLWGGLQWTLGLSLLAFVLGGTMGLLILFARMSGSVTLRTFAKVYIELFQGTPLLMQLFMLFFGISLMGLDISPLLAAALGLTLFTSAFLAEIWRGCVQSIPEGQWEATDSLAFSYWEQMRYVILPQAFRIAIPPTVGFSVQVVKGTSVASIIGFAELTKTGTMIANATFDPFTVFGLVALGYFALCWPLSLFARRLEGGARVTR, encoded by the coding sequence ATGACGGACTTTACCCTATTCGATATGTTGCGCGGGCTTTGGGGCGGTTTACAGTGGACGCTCGGCTTGTCGCTGCTGGCATTCGTGCTCGGTGGCACTATGGGGCTTCTTATCCTGTTCGCCCGGATGTCCGGCAGCGTAACTCTGCGAACCTTTGCGAAAGTCTATATTGAGCTGTTTCAGGGAACACCGCTGCTCATGCAGTTGTTCATGCTGTTCTTTGGGATCTCGCTGATGGGTCTGGATATCTCGCCATTGCTTGCCGCTGCCCTGGGACTGACACTTTTTACCAGCGCGTTTCTAGCGGAGATCTGGCGCGGCTGTGTTCAATCGATTCCGGAGGGCCAATGGGAAGCTACGGACAGTCTGGCATTCAGTTACTGGGAGCAGATGCGCTACGTTATTTTGCCCCAAGCCTTTCGTATCGCAATCCCGCCCACGGTAGGTTTCTCCGTACAGGTGGTGAAAGGCACGTCAGTGGCGTCAATCATTGGTTTCGCAGAGCTCACCAAGACCGGGACTATGATCGCAAACGCGACTTTCGATCCATTCACTGTCTTCGGCTTGGTGGCGCTGGGGTATTTCGCCCTATGCTGGCCACTGTCTCTGTTTGCTCGTCGTTTGGAAGGAGGCGCTCGTGTCACTCGTTAA
- a CDS encoding amino acid ABC transporter permease, whose protein sequence is MAYDFDFAAIFQYADLLLKGAGFTLALTAVGSVFGISLGIVCAVCRAWAIKPFNWIAAVYVEVIRNTPFLVQLFFIFFGLPSLGIRISSWEAAVLAMVINLGAYSTEIIRAGIQSTMQGQIEAGESLAFNRFQIFRHIVLRPALQRVWPALSSQVIIVMLGSAVCSQIATEELTSAANFIQSRNFRAFETYAVTTAVYFLMALGIRQIFNLVGRYIIVGRPQTGRGAA, encoded by the coding sequence ATGGCTTACGATTTTGATTTTGCCGCCATCTTTCAATATGCAGACTTACTGTTAAAAGGGGCGGGATTCACTCTTGCTCTGACGGCAGTTGGCAGTGTGTTCGGCATTTCTCTTGGTATTGTTTGTGCCGTTTGCCGGGCATGGGCGATAAAACCCTTTAACTGGATTGCCGCCGTCTATGTGGAGGTAATCAGGAATACGCCATTTCTGGTTCAGCTTTTCTTCATCTTTTTTGGCCTGCCTTCTCTGGGTATTCGCATAAGCAGTTGGGAAGCGGCGGTATTGGCGATGGTGATCAACCTGGGAGCGTACTCCACGGAAATCATTCGCGCCGGCATTCAGTCTACGATGCAGGGTCAGATTGAGGCCGGCGAGTCGCTGGCGTTCAATCGTTTCCAAATCTTTCGCCATATCGTGTTACGTCCTGCACTACAGAGGGTTTGGCCAGCGCTGAGCAGTCAAGTGATTATCGTTATGCTTGGCTCGGCTGTTTGCTCGCAGATTGCAACAGAGGAGTTGACCTCTGCGGCAAACTTTATCCAGTCGCGCAATTTTCGAGCCTTTGAAACTTACGCAGTGACAACCGCTGTTTATTTTCTGATGGCGCTGGGGATTCGTCAGATATTTAACTTAGTGGGTCGGTACATTATTGTTGGTCGTCCACAGACCGGGAGAGGTGCTGCATGA
- a CDS encoding transporter substrate-binding domain-containing protein: MQMMKVLSEKRSQSFFKPLFAAVFAVFAVFASVASVQATTLSDIKKDGVLKVAVPQDFPPFGSIGSDMAPRGYDIDMANLIGEELGVNVELVPVTSANRIPFLTTGKVDLVISSLGKNPDRAKVIDFTDPYAPFFNGVFGPESSDVKNADDLDGKMIAVTRGSIEDLELTKIAPEGATLKRFEDNNGTISAFLSGQTDLIATGNVVAAAVAEQTSGRGLEVKFLIKNSPCFVGVAKGDTALIATVNEIIKKARQDGRLNEISKRWLNAPLPADFQ; encoded by the coding sequence ATGCAAATGATGAAAGTTCTTTCGGAAAAACGAAGTCAATCATTCTTCAAGCCTCTTTTTGCAGCCGTGTTTGCTGTATTTGCAGTGTTCGCTAGCGTCGCCTCAGTGCAGGCGACAACGTTATCTGACATCAAAAAAGATGGTGTACTGAAAGTTGCTGTGCCTCAAGATTTCCCGCCATTTGGCAGTATCGGTTCGGATATGGCTCCCAGAGGCTATGACATCGACATGGCCAACCTGATTGGCGAGGAGCTGGGAGTCAATGTGGAACTCGTACCGGTTACTAGTGCGAATCGGATCCCGTTTCTAACGACCGGTAAGGTTGATCTGGTTATTTCGAGCCTTGGAAAGAACCCTGATCGTGCCAAGGTGATTGATTTCACTGATCCGTACGCTCCGTTTTTTAACGGGGTATTCGGTCCTGAGTCTTCGGATGTAAAAAATGCCGATGACCTGGATGGTAAAATGATCGCCGTTACCCGCGGTTCTATCGAGGACCTGGAACTTACAAAAATTGCTCCGGAAGGCGCTACGCTAAAGCGTTTTGAAGACAATAATGGCACCATCTCAGCCTTCCTCTCTGGACAAACCGACCTGATTGCGACCGGCAACGTGGTTGCCGCTGCCGTTGCCGAGCAAACGTCCGGCCGTGGACTGGAAGTAAAATTTCTGATCAAAAACTCGCCTTGCTTTGTCGGTGTGGCGAAGGGCGATACGGCTCTGATCGCAACAGTAAACGAGATTATCAAGAAGGCCAGGCAGGACGGTCGCCTTAACGAGATCTCCAAACGCTGGTTGAACGCACCGCTGCCGGCGGACTTCCAGTAA
- a CDS encoding FadR/GntR family transcriptional regulator — MILTGWHPNCFRLQLFIPVIPVTQSSSRFLNTVSMMPTLANAAAQALQRRIVSGEYLQGARLPPQRSLAIDLGISRTSLREAISMLEALGLVHAHPGRGVYVTQRSTNDGSNVPKGPAGVSPESIFQLRYIFEPAAASLAAKRANSVDQLQETQDGLGNALQKLDLVGAAEWDLEFHKRLAMLSGNPSLLEVVQQSQIKVGYSLRLPFANTRRIWETFDEHGAIIKAIADGDSDLARSAIQKHLLLAADRIGIRFEQP, encoded by the coding sequence ATGATTTTGACGGGTTGGCATCCCAATTGCTTTCGTTTGCAACTGTTCATACCGGTCATACCAGTTACTCAGAGCAGTTCCAGATTCCTTAACACTGTGAGCATGATGCCAACCCTTGCAAATGCGGCCGCGCAGGCCTTACAGCGAAGAATTGTTAGTGGTGAATACTTGCAAGGCGCGAGGTTACCACCACAGCGAAGTCTGGCGATAGATCTGGGTATCAGTCGAACCTCTCTTAGAGAAGCCATCTCAATGCTTGAGGCACTTGGGCTGGTGCATGCTCATCCCGGCCGGGGAGTGTATGTAACCCAAAGATCAACGAACGACGGCAGCAACGTTCCAAAAGGACCGGCGGGAGTGAGCCCGGAATCTATCTTTCAACTGCGTTACATCTTTGAGCCTGCGGCAGCTTCGTTGGCGGCAAAACGTGCTAACAGTGTCGACCAGCTGCAGGAAACCCAGGATGGTTTGGGCAATGCGCTTCAAAAGCTGGATCTTGTTGGTGCAGCGGAATGGGACCTTGAGTTTCACAAGCGCTTGGCGATGCTTTCTGGAAATCCGTCGCTTTTGGAGGTGGTACAGCAGAGCCAAATCAAGGTCGGTTACAGTCTGCGCCTGCCATTCGCCAATACCCGGCGAATTTGGGAAACCTTTGACGAGCACGGCGCCATCATCAAGGCAATCGCTGACGGGGATTCTGATCTCGCCCGTTCAGCCATCCAGAAGCATCTTCTTTTAGCCGCAGATCGAATCGGCATTCGCTTTGAACAACCCTAA
- a CDS encoding gamma-glutamyltransferase family protein: MSTLTWPDLLEPAIALARDGYGVSANQAFWQQQRHELIQELPDLGAFCCNKQGNLLAVGTQGGDGQPETQMVLATQLIPFTGLADAIAVHPDGRREAMHDPRGDGTAQGQ, translated from the coding sequence GTGTCCACCCTTACCTGGCCGGACCTGCTAGAGCCGGCCATCGCCCTGGCTCGGGATGGCTATGGCGTTTCGGCCAACCAGGCGTTCTGGCAACAACAGCGCCATGAGCTGATTCAGGAACTGCCAGATCTCGGCGCCTTTTGTTGTAATAAGCAAGGCAACCTTTTGGCAGTCGGCACTCAGGGTGGTGATGGTCAGCCCGAGACCCAAATGGTGCTGGCCACGCAGCTGATCCCGTTCACCGGCCTGGCCGACGCCATCGCGGTGCACCCCGACGGCCGTCGAGAAGCCATGCATGACCCGCGGGGCGATGGAACTGCGCAGGGTCAGTAA
- a CDS encoding amidohydrolase family protein: MNSILFKNLRLPNQPNRMTELRVEHGRFIETFADDASPLTEIDLGGNLVLPGLIETHIHLDKACIMDRCKLKEGTLKEAVASTSAAKAEFTEADVYQRGARILEQAITQGTTHMRTHVELDPGIGLTGFRAIRRLQQDYAWGVSLEICVFPQEGLLNNPGTEELLCEALENGATVLGGCPYMDDDPAGQIRRLFELAERYNCDLDLHLDFDLNPEGMTIPEVIRCTRAYGWQHRVTIGHATKLSALAPDPFREIALALADAGVQVTALPSTDLFLNGREATHNVPRGVAPLARLHDYGVTCSLSTNNVGNPFTPFGDVSLIRQANLLANVCHLGTPAGLTRCLSWISEESAKLIRLQNYGLTPGCNADFIVLDAESPAAVIASLAQPLMAFKGGRQSFERKPAQLLAPTRHG, from the coding sequence ATGAACTCAATATTATTCAAGAACCTGAGACTTCCGAATCAACCGAATCGGATGACTGAATTACGGGTGGAACATGGCAGATTCATCGAGACTTTTGCCGACGATGCGTCACCTTTAACCGAGATCGATTTGGGGGGCAATCTGGTTTTGCCAGGACTCATTGAGACCCATATTCACCTCGACAAGGCCTGCATCATGGACCGCTGCAAGCTGAAGGAAGGTACCTTGAAGGAAGCTGTGGCCAGTACCAGCGCCGCCAAGGCGGAGTTCACTGAGGCGGATGTCTACCAGCGAGGCGCTCGCATCCTGGAACAAGCCATCACTCAGGGCACCACGCATATGCGCACCCATGTGGAACTGGACCCCGGCATCGGCCTGACCGGCTTCCGCGCTATCCGCCGCCTGCAACAGGACTATGCCTGGGGTGTCAGCCTGGAAATTTGTGTATTTCCCCAGGAAGGCCTGCTCAATAATCCCGGTACTGAAGAGCTATTGTGCGAAGCGCTGGAAAATGGCGCCACAGTCCTTGGCGGCTGCCCTTACATGGACGACGATCCTGCCGGTCAGATTCGGCGATTGTTCGAATTGGCGGAGCGTTACAACTGTGATCTAGATCTGCACCTGGATTTCGACCTCAACCCCGAAGGCATGACCATACCGGAGGTAATCCGGTGCACCCGCGCCTATGGCTGGCAGCACCGGGTTACGATCGGCCATGCCACCAAGCTGTCGGCATTAGCGCCAGACCCGTTTCGGGAAATCGCTCTGGCTCTGGCAGACGCTGGAGTTCAGGTGACCGCGTTACCGTCTACCGACCTGTTCCTTAACGGTCGGGAGGCTACCCACAATGTGCCTCGGGGCGTTGCGCCGCTGGCAAGGCTCCATGACTATGGTGTGACCTGTTCATTGTCTACCAATAACGTCGGCAATCCCTTCACGCCGTTTGGCGATGTCTCGCTGATCCGCCAAGCCAACCTGTTGGCTAATGTATGTCATTTGGGTACGCCGGCGGGGCTGACGCGCTGCCTATCATGGATTTCGGAGGAATCGGCGAAGCTGATTCGGCTGCAGAACTATGGTTTGACGCCAGGTTGTAACGCCGATTTTATTGTACTGGACGCCGAATCACCGGCGGCGGTAATCGCCAGTCTGGCGCAGCCACTGATGGCGTTCAAAGGTGGTCGTCAGAGTTTTGAGCGCAAGCCAGCGCAGCTCCTCGCACCGACACGTCACGGCTGA
- a CDS encoding branched-chain amino acid ABC transporter ATP-binding protein/permease — MMSPNALTSHRWLVPILLGLLALTGAVLSFTLGGYGLLVMTLIALTTVVCSGLNILIGLSGQISFGHVAFYAIGAYISALMTMAGVPLVLGMASAAIVTAGVGALLAIPAVRVSGPYLAMVTIAFGFIVHHGLIEWRSLTGGANGLAGVPMPDTGSLPASTGLALIAVALMVASLMFFHRLAGSSCGRAIRAVKATEIAARSLGFNPVQTKTLAFALSALFAGLAGSLLSPLMMFINPDSFPFTQSILFVLAVIVGGAGTVFGPLLGAVLIVLVPELLSSMAEMRLLLFAGVLLGVLWIAPTGVLGVLQARFSKPERLVPRHQPDATRLASFLTCDAGAPGGLRVKDIGIRFGGVQAAERVSFNAAPGTVTSIIGPNGAGKTTVLNLVSGFYAPDSGRIDLDGDLAGLPAWKIARAGIARTYQTTQLFVGLTVLENLLAGMQRGRLGDCWRKPNPQQVGVAMDLLALVGYRGSVHTLAEALPHVDRRLVEIARALALRPRVLLLDEPAAGLSRVDTDQVAGLLRTIAGYGIAVILVEHDMTMVMSVSDRILVLDAGRPIAWGEPEEVRSNPEVVRAYLGSTDYQAPPRSKLWDGSRDATLFVKDLVIDYGAAPVVEGVNLMVNPGELIAILGANGAGKSSILQAIAGLHSASYGSVVLNNENIETLDASQIAGRGLALVPEGRQVFPELSVRDNLLMGAYTRTDRAHLDQDVNDILARFPRLQDRINSPAGLLSGGEQQMVAIGRGLMAKPSILLLDEPSLGLAPAMVAELYDALAALRDEGVTLLLVDQMANLALQVADRAYVLETGRVVHSGDAEALLNDPELEAAYLGGNVT; from the coding sequence ATGATGTCCCCGAATGCCTTGACCTCGCATCGATGGCTGGTACCGATCCTGCTGGGTTTGCTGGCACTGACGGGTGCGGTGCTGTCCTTTACCCTGGGTGGTTATGGCCTGCTGGTTATGACCCTGATCGCCCTGACAACGGTGGTGTGTAGCGGTCTCAATATTCTGATTGGTCTCAGTGGCCAGATATCATTCGGCCATGTTGCTTTCTACGCCATTGGCGCCTATATCTCGGCACTGATGACCATGGCAGGGGTCCCGCTGGTATTGGGTATGGCCAGTGCTGCCATCGTCACCGCAGGTGTCGGCGCCTTGCTGGCAATACCGGCGGTGCGTGTCAGCGGTCCCTACCTTGCCATGGTGACCATCGCCTTCGGCTTTATCGTGCATCATGGCCTGATTGAGTGGCGATCCCTTACCGGCGGTGCCAACGGTTTGGCCGGAGTACCGATGCCGGATACGGGTAGCCTGCCGGCCAGTACCGGGCTGGCCTTGATTGCGGTGGCACTGATGGTCGCCTCGCTGATGTTTTTTCACCGCCTGGCCGGCAGCAGTTGTGGGCGGGCGATCCGCGCCGTCAAGGCCACCGAGATCGCGGCCCGTTCGCTGGGCTTTAATCCAGTGCAGACCAAGACTCTGGCCTTTGCCCTTTCGGCGCTTTTCGCGGGGCTGGCGGGGTCGCTGCTGTCGCCGTTGATGATGTTTATTAACCCGGATTCCTTTCCATTTACCCAGTCCATTCTCTTTGTACTGGCGGTCATTGTTGGCGGTGCCGGAACCGTGTTCGGGCCTTTGCTGGGGGCCGTTCTCATCGTGCTGGTGCCGGAATTGCTGTCAAGCATGGCGGAAATGCGACTGCTGCTGTTCGCCGGCGTTCTGCTCGGGGTGCTATGGATTGCACCAACCGGCGTGCTCGGCGTGCTTCAGGCCCGGTTTTCGAAACCGGAGCGACTGGTGCCCCGGCATCAGCCGGACGCTACCCGGCTGGCGAGTTTTCTGACCTGCGATGCGGGCGCCCCTGGCGGCTTGCGAGTGAAGGACATCGGCATCCGGTTCGGCGGCGTACAGGCGGCCGAGCGGGTCAGTTTCAATGCCGCACCGGGCACCGTCACCAGCATCATCGGGCCCAACGGTGCCGGCAAGACTACGGTACTGAACCTGGTCAGCGGTTTTTACGCACCGGACAGCGGCCGGATCGACCTCGACGGTGATCTGGCAGGCTTGCCTGCTTGGAAAATCGCCCGGGCTGGCATTGCCCGAACTTACCAGACCACCCAGTTGTTTGTCGGACTCACTGTGCTTGAGAACCTGCTGGCAGGTATGCAACGTGGCCGCCTGGGGGATTGTTGGCGCAAGCCAAACCCCCAACAAGTGGGCGTTGCCATGGATCTGCTGGCTTTGGTTGGCTACCGCGGCTCGGTGCATACCCTGGCCGAAGCCCTACCTCATGTCGATCGTCGCCTGGTGGAAATCGCCCGGGCTCTTGCACTGCGGCCAAGGGTGTTGTTGCTGGACGAACCAGCCGCCGGCCTGAGCCGAGTCGATACTGACCAGGTCGCCGGACTGCTTCGGACCATCGCGGGCTATGGTATTGCGGTGATTCTAGTGGAGCATGACATGACCATGGTGATGTCAGTTTCGGACCGCATCCTGGTGCTGGATGCCGGACGCCCAATCGCCTGGGGGGAGCCCGAAGAGGTTCGTTCCAACCCTGAGGTGGTAAGGGCTTACCTCGGGAGCACCGATTACCAGGCACCGCCTCGCTCCAAACTTTGGGATGGCAGTCGGGACGCCACTTTGTTCGTCAAAGATCTGGTCATTGACTACGGTGCCGCCCCGGTGGTCGAGGGGGTGAACCTGATGGTAAATCCAGGCGAGCTGATTGCTATTCTTGGGGCTAATGGCGCCGGTAAATCCAGCATTCTTCAGGCCATTGCGGGACTGCACTCCGCTTCTTATGGCTCAGTGGTGCTCAACAACGAAAATATTGAAACCCTGGACGCCAGCCAGATTGCAGGCAGAGGTCTGGCCCTGGTGCCTGAGGGCCGCCAGGTGTTTCCGGAGCTGAGTGTGCGGGACAACCTGCTGATGGGTGCCTACACCCGCACCGATCGCGCTCATCTGGACCAAGACGTGAATGACATCCTGGCACGCTTTCCTCGATTGCAGGACCGCATTAATAGCCCCGCTGGGCTGCTTTCAGGGGGTGAACAGCAAATGGTTGCTATCGGTCGTGGGCTAATGGCAAAACCTTCGATCCTGCTGTTGGACGAACCGTCTCTGGGGTTGGCGCCGGCCATGGTGGCCGAGCTTTATGACGCTCTGGCCGCCCTGCGGGATGAGGGCGTCACTCTGCTGTTGGTGGATCAGATGGCCAATCTTGCCCTGCAGGTGGCAGACCGGGCTTATGTATTGGAAACAGGGCGTGTGGTTCACTCTGGCGATGCCGAAGCTCTCCTCAACGATCCGGAACTGGAAGCCGCTTATCTGGGAGGGAATGTTACATGA
- a CDS encoding branched-chain amino acid ABC transporter permease, producing MITASIISGLGMGSMYALLALGFHITFIVSQTVNFAQGSAMMVGAVLGYTFCITLGLPWLVAAFLTLVVCALYGLAIERFLVRPFHSRGSEAWLLATVAGGLLVDNLVMFTFGNEPRRFLLEGVDHRLELFGTGIGLMQLIIPAVVAAIVLVLVLVRRYTRLGKVLGATVQNPTAARMMGIHVTRVVAISFAVSTVFAGIAGLLIAPLVSVHSEMGMLFGLKAFAVAILGGINSLKGVVFAGLLFGLAEALIIVYLGSTLSQLLTFSLVIVALAIRPNGLFGSKALVKV from the coding sequence ATGATCACCGCCAGTATCATCAGTGGGCTGGGCATGGGCAGCATGTATGCTCTGCTGGCACTGGGGTTTCACATAACCTTCATTGTTTCCCAGACGGTCAATTTCGCTCAGGGTAGCGCGATGATGGTAGGTGCCGTGCTGGGCTACACTTTTTGTATCACCCTGGGCTTGCCCTGGTTGGTGGCCGCGTTTCTGACCCTGGTCGTTTGCGCGCTCTATGGCCTGGCGATCGAGCGCTTCCTGGTGCGCCCGTTCCACAGCCGGGGCTCGGAAGCCTGGCTGCTGGCCACGGTGGCCGGGGGCCTGTTGGTAGACAACCTGGTGATGTTCACCTTTGGCAATGAGCCCCGCCGGTTCCTACTGGAAGGTGTCGACCATCGCCTGGAACTGTTTGGCACGGGTATCGGCCTGATGCAGCTGATCATTCCCGCCGTGGTGGCGGCAATCGTGCTGGTGCTGGTGCTGGTTCGGCGATACACCCGCTTGGGCAAGGTTCTGGGTGCCACGGTCCAGAACCCTACGGCGGCGCGGATGATGGGCATCCACGTAACCCGTGTGGTGGCAATTTCCTTTGCTGTCTCAACCGTGTTTGCCGGCATCGCCGGACTTCTGATCGCGCCCCTTGTGAGCGTACATTCGGAAATGGGCATGCTGTTCGGTCTCAAGGCCTTCGCCGTAGCGATCCTCGGCGGCATAAACAGTCTCAAGGGCGTGGTGTTCGCTGGCCTTCTGTTCGGTCTTGCGGAAGCGTTGATTATTGTCTACCTGGGCTCCACGCTCTCTCAGCTCCTGACTTTCAGCCTTGTAATCGTTGCCTTGGCGATACGCCCCAACGGTCTGTTCGGTTCCAAAGCGCTGGTGAAAGTATGA
- a CDS encoding ABC transporter substrate-binding protein, producing the protein MRLTTRIKHWFLPLAATGLFSLTGLVQAEDPLKIGLVAALSGQSAKSGEAITRGLTIAIDEINAKGGILGRKVELLRRDDESNPNKGLLAARELIQREEVAVLFGGLDTPVSLAIVPLANSMKFPFMAVWAAGTPITQNGADENYVFRVSAVDELVDEALVQYGIDEFGMEKPGMILINNPWGESNEKGFRKALESRDMEWAGIERVEGNDIDMVPQLSRLKDAGADSLLMVANVAPSAQIVKSLDRMGWDVPIISHWGPAGGRFSELAGENAAKVHFIQTFTFVEDQQGKGADVMAALKKRYPEIQDLADVTPAVGIANAYDAMHLTALAIENAGSTDGAAIRKGYYAITEHDGLIKNYLKPFSPDQHDAVGPEDYVFTHFVDGRIIPLDR; encoded by the coding sequence ATGCGCTTAACAACACGGATCAAACATTGGTTCCTGCCCTTGGCCGCGACCGGGCTGTTCTCCCTGACCGGTCTGGTTCAGGCGGAAGATCCTCTGAAGATCGGTTTGGTGGCGGCCCTGTCAGGCCAATCCGCCAAGTCCGGTGAGGCTATTACCCGCGGACTGACCATCGCAATCGACGAAATCAACGCCAAAGGCGGCATTCTTGGTCGTAAAGTGGAACTGCTGCGTCGGGATGACGAGAGCAACCCCAATAAGGGGCTTTTGGCCGCCCGTGAACTGATTCAACGAGAAGAGGTAGCGGTGCTCTTCGGTGGCCTGGACACACCTGTCTCCTTGGCCATTGTGCCGCTGGCCAATAGCATGAAATTTCCGTTCATGGCTGTGTGGGCTGCCGGTACGCCGATCACCCAGAACGGCGCCGATGAGAACTACGTTTTCCGGGTGTCCGCTGTGGACGAATTGGTGGACGAAGCCTTGGTGCAATACGGCATCGACGAGTTTGGCATGGAAAAGCCGGGCATGATTCTGATTAACAACCCTTGGGGTGAGTCCAACGAAAAGGGTTTCCGCAAAGCGCTGGAATCTCGGGACATGGAATGGGCCGGCATTGAACGGGTTGAGGGCAATGATATTGACATGGTGCCACAGCTGAGCCGCCTTAAGGATGCTGGGGCCGATTCCCTGTTGATGGTTGCCAATGTTGCACCGTCTGCGCAGATAGTGAAATCCCTCGACCGGATGGGCTGGGATGTGCCGATTATTTCCCATTGGGGCCCTGCAGGTGGTCGCTTCAGCGAACTTGCCGGTGAAAATGCCGCCAAGGTCCACTTTATCCAGACCTTTACTTTTGTTGAAGATCAGCAAGGCAAGGGTGCTGATGTCATGGCTGCACTGAAAAAACGTTACCCGGAAATTCAGGATCTTGCCGATGTTACACCGGCAGTCGGCATCGCAAACGCCTACGACGCCATGCACCTGACGGCGCTGGCCATTGAGAATGCTGGCAGCACCGATGGCGCGGCTATTCGCAAGGGTTACTACGCCATTACCGAGCACGACGGCCTGATCAAGAACTACCTCAAGCCCTTCTCACCAGATCAGCACGACGCTGTGGGTCCGGAGGACTATGTGTTCACGCATTTTGTTGATGGCCGCATCATTCCCCTTGATCGCTAA
- a CDS encoding nuclear transport factor 2 family protein, whose product MSDKDEAINIVSNFLEASMAPDPERAATYMAPDVRITFTGGRVMASTHAITEFNGGRYAWVKKELGSFDWTEHSDHTVVYSNGTLYGQWPDGRPFAGNRYLDRFEVRNGRITRMDVWNDSAEWLLTPDLNRTS is encoded by the coding sequence GTGTCAGATAAAGACGAAGCAATAAATATTGTTAGCAATTTTCTGGAAGCATCTATGGCGCCGGACCCGGAACGCGCTGCCACCTATATGGCACCGGATGTGCGCATCACCTTCACCGGGGGGCGCGTTATGGCAAGCACCCACGCCATTACTGAGTTCAACGGTGGCCGCTATGCCTGGGTAAAAAAGGAGCTCGGATCGTTCGATTGGACCGAACACAGCGATCACACAGTGGTCTATTCCAACGGCACACTCTATGGACAATGGCCTGACGGTCGCCCGTTTGCTGGCAACCGTTATTTGGACCGATTCGAGGTTCGTAACGGCAGGATTACCCGCATGGACGTCTGGAATGACAGCGCCGAGTGGCTGCTGACGCCGGATTTAAACCGGACGTCATAG
- a CDS encoding SDR family oxidoreductase: MKNQRVLVIGGSSGIGEATALRAANAGATVTIASRTPERLNAALQRLPKGVLERELDVRSASAVENFFATQAPWNHVILAGSSTRVGTIQSLPLDQAHDSMQSKFWGAYHVGRSVHICAGGSLTFVSGIYAQRPNVNAVLQGALNAAVEGLMRGLALELAPVGIRVNAVSPSTTETPLWDRLGPESREAKFASMRQRLLTAQVAAADDIAHAILYVATNPSATGSIVLVDGGDALV; the protein is encoded by the coding sequence ATCAAAAACCAACGTGTACTGGTAATCGGAGGCAGCTCAGGTATTGGCGAGGCCACCGCCCTGCGTGCCGCCAATGCAGGTGCAACGGTAACGATTGCCTCGCGCACACCGGAACGTCTTAACGCCGCTTTGCAGCGATTACCAAAGGGTGTGCTGGAGCGGGAGCTTGATGTTCGGTCAGCGTCCGCAGTCGAAAACTTCTTTGCTACTCAGGCGCCGTGGAATCACGTCATTCTGGCAGGATCTTCTACTCGGGTCGGCACGATTCAGTCGCTGCCTCTGGATCAGGCTCATGACAGCATGCAAAGCAAATTCTGGGGCGCCTACCATGTCGGTCGCAGTGTCCACATTTGCGCAGGCGGCTCACTGACGTTCGTCTCCGGCATTTATGCCCAGCGGCCGAACGTCAATGCGGTGCTTCAGGGCGCCCTCAATGCCGCGGTTGAAGGCCTTATGCGAGGACTTGCGCTGGAGCTTGCGCCCGTAGGAATCCGGGTCAACGCCGTATCACCCAGTACCACGGAAACTCCGCTATGGGACCGCCTGGGGCCAGAGAGCCGCGAAGCGAAGTTCGCTTCCATGCGGCAGCGGTTGCTTACTGCGCAGGTGGCCGCTGCCGACGATATTGCCCACGCCATTTTGTATGTTGCGACCAATCCCTCCGCCACTGGCTCAATCGTGCTGGTGGATGGTGGCGATGCACTGGTCTAG